Genomic DNA from Vigna radiata var. radiata cultivar VC1973A unplaced genomic scaffold, Vradiata_ver6 scaffold_161, whole genome shotgun sequence:
gaaccgcgacatataccccttTATGACCGCGGGTAAGTTATTAACCGTGGCATATTCCCCTTTGTAggttaaaaaatacaaaacactGAACAATTTTATCTTCTCTACGCGATTCTGAAGCTTTCTCCTTTGCCTCCACGCCATTTCGTTGCTGCCGCGCCATCTCCATCGCATACTGTCTTTGTCGTCGCGCCATCCGGTCGTCCGTCGCGCCCTCTGCCGTCACGCTAGCCTCTGCCGCCACGCCATCCTCTTTGTCGTGCCATCTCTGCTGCCACGGGTACGTTCCATTTTCTTCTCTGATGAAATTTTTGTGCTATATTGAAATGCTAGGTTTGAATATGTTGTTGTGGCTTTTATCgtttttgtcaaatttgttgTGGTTTTGGTGGTTCATTAAGAGACAAAGTATGTTAGAGACAAAGTATGTTAGCTTGTAGGGTAAAGGATTGGAATAGAGGtagataaaatgtatttaattttttttattagtaaatttatttaattttaataatatgctATGAACTTGTTTTAGtagatttattataaaatcaaaattatgtgattgaatgattcTTATAGACAAACTGTGATAATTCtcatatgtaattatttgtgataGAATGTTTGAATTGGTCATTtcaatgattattaattgtatgattgtatgattgaattgataattttatatagaatattgtataattttaattttgtaaaatttggaaatggatcgaaattggattagtTTATCGtgggtattttaaaacctgcGGGTACTCGCAAATActtgcaaaaaataaaagaaaaatattttatacattttaaaataaaatttaaataaaattacaatatatatatatatatatatatatataatataaattaaaataaaattttaattaaatttaacctaataaaatataattttattttatttttaattaaatttaattaaatatatatatatatatatatatatatatataaattaaatttttttattattttttacggATAACAGTCGGATATTATATTACTCGTATCCGATCCGTTTAAAAGtagatattaaaatactcaCTTTCCGTTACTCGCAAATAGTAAATATCCACAAACAATAACTACTCAGCTACGAATTTTATTAGCCATAGATTTTTTTCCCATCCTAATTATCACTTGACATTATTGGACTTTCACAAACACTTTTTGTTGCTATTAATTAGCCAATGAAGCAATCTCAATCTTAGAGACACCCGAAGAACGATAGAAGGAAATTTCCAATCTTTCACATCCctacaacattttcaaattcattacTTGCTTTGCACAGCAAAtcaacaatctttttccaaccactattcaattaatataaaaaattgtaatactTATCGTCAGCAATGAGCTCCATAGGAGGCAGAAAGTTCATGCCCCATATGAATATTCAATTTTGTAGTGGTTAACTTAGCTTTCGAATAGTTTGAAAAGGTTGATCATAAACAAACACTTAAATTACTTGACCTAAATTTTGGAATCAATCGTTGATTTTGATAAAGTCAATCTGGTTTTCACTTCCAATTCCTGGATTGCATTTTACTTCGAGACTTTGTCAAGAAAATGACCCTTTTAAGAtaggatttgaaaaaaaaaagggttattTCTTGGAAAAATTCTTTGGAGGATATACattagaaaaatacaaaaatatatatagcaGCAAGTCAAACCAAAATTCGAACTAAATGTTTCCTTTCTGATGTACATAAACTCATAAAAACTATCAGAGAAATAAATACGTATACTGTTTGGTATAGTTATTGGTCAAATATACAAAACATTTGGTTGAGAATTGACAGTTCTTTAAATAAGTCTCAAATTTTTAATACTGTTGAGTGATAAATCTTTAATTTTCCTTGTCGTGTATTTACTAGCATTGTGTTATAAAAACTTGGATTACATCATGAAggactttgatttaattttggtATATTTCATTCCTGCCATAATCTTTATAAAGTTGTTGAAATTTCAccatatttatgaatttaactACTTGATTTTCTTTTCCAGAATGAACAGATTAATTTAAAAGTCGCCTCCACATCCTTGATTagagtgttttaatttttagttatctTTAATGAGTTTCATTTCTAAGGTTAGTTATTACACTTCATTCTTTAGACATGGTAAATTGTCTATTaacatcaattttgttttaagcATTAGTTAACAAACTATAAGATTTAATAAATGTCTTTGATCAACAAATATATCTGATAGTTAGTTACTAAAATttgcaaaaaattatattttgaatcaattgcaCTTTATAATGTCAAATTAGCCTTGAATATTTGTTGTAGTATGTGTTTCGAGATATTTGATTATGCACGGAAATTCAGAAACCATATAATGTTTTAAGAACCCATTTTAATTTGACGGTGaaacaattgaaacaaaaatcacataaaaaaaatttattgacgaaaaaaaaaattcctaacCCAAAAATAGGATGTGAATCAATGACGTATTAtaggtaaaaaattaattcatactatgttatgatttatttatattagagTTGACATATTACTTTATTGAGCCTAGATTATTTAGTAAGTTAGTTGaaaatcattataatatttatttattatttttttaaatagatcaaGAAGTAAATGATTCGATaactttattattgttatttagtatgatgaaaaattaatataaataatttttataataatcaaattaacaattaatgctatttttatataatattattgataatataatctataataatatataatttctatttctattttacccttaattattttttacaattaaaaaaattatcacaatatataaaattatacatgcttaatatttctattttactcGTAgttatattctaaaaataaaaacaaactattaaaaaaattaaaagtgatgaTTGagcaatattaattatttttttatgtaattaagattattaatatattttttcttaaaatatatagaatCACAAAGTGTCTCTTTTTcattagtatttttaataaaacaaaattacttttttaattttataaataaactatctCTCCCATATaattagggtttacaatttataaGAGAAACCccttataattcaaattttgttttcccATACATCAGCTaggaaataataatataaacttaagcacgaacatttttacttttatttttattttatcgaATGTACCTATCTTAAGATATTGGGTCGACACTTGAACTCCAAGGTTTACGAAACTAGTTTTCcacaatattatataaatttgactaccctaattttttaatatatattttgaagattgCAATGTTACGCGTACGCGTGAAACTGAAACAAAACGTTCACCaagctttatttcattatataataaaaactccaaattaaaatattttatcaaattattagtttttcaaataattttatttcgcatttttaattttgtattaacgaataagttttaattttgctaaaacggataagaaattaaaataaggttaaatGTCACGTCATGGGTGTGCTGGTAAAGAGGCTACAAACCAGAGTCGTtctaaaaataaagtgaagaaggaaaatctgaaaaaagaaaaatagaaataaaataaaaggaatttgATTATACTTGTTCGACTCCACGTGGTTGGAAAGTGGAAACACTGTCTCTCTCTACTTCCTctctcttcatcttcatcctattctttcttcttctaacatatgtatatatatatgtgaagTGTTTCATGGTGAAGGATCCCATTACCTTTGATAACAAGTTCAAGCTAGCTACCAAGTTCAGTTTTCCTCAATCACCATCTCAAAAATCACCATTTCACTTCATGTAATATCTCATTTCCTTAACTCAACAACACTGTTCATTAAGATTCATTCTCTCATCTCATCAACCCATTAcagattcttttcttttctccttcctgGTTTTCGAATCTTCAGGTACTCTACCACCCTCcattttccttttgcttttaaGAATCTGTTTTgttatgtatttcttttttgtggAATGAATGGTTTGCATATCCATTTCTGCATACTGAATACGGTGCTGAATGTTTTTCTTTGGAAGCTATTCTGCTCAATCTAACTATCTGTGAAGAAAAATATagtctttttttattgttgatgtCTTAGTGAAAGTTTTGGTTTTTAGATCCTTCCTATTCTTTAACTGGGTTATCTGATATGCGTTGGTTGGTTGGTTTGGAATCTGTCTAGGAGAATAAAATGGGTTTTCTGTTTACTGTGTTTGAGGTTCTTCTTTCATGTATACGAGACTGTTTTCTGTGATTTGTCTTTTAAAATGGGCGTTTGGTTGGTGGGTTTTTCGGATCCGTGATCCTTTGTTTCTGATGATTATGCAGCAGCATAAAATATGAGTTATTGTTGATGCTTTTTGTTCTTGCGCACAGAATAGTAAAAAGAATAATGCATTTTGAAATGGGTCTCAAGAATTtttggttttctattttttttttgtcttggtGGAATTGTGTGTGGCTTGATGTGAGTACGGTTTGAATTTGATGGTGTGGAACCGTTTTATTTCTTATGACTGTTTATATTGTTGATGTACTTATTCCATCtggtttgaaaaattgaaaatgtatcTTTGTACTTTAATGCCGACTTTGCTATTTTCAGGTCCACGAATTGCACAAGTTTCTGCATATTGGTTTTGTTGTCATATGGGGATATCCTTCTCATGTCCATTTGCCAAGTACAATGATGTGGAAGATGGCTTAGATTCTGTGGTTGTAAAATCCATCAACTTTGGCAATGATGAAATCAAGACTCCAGTACGATCTGTTAGTTTCAAAAAAGAAGATTTAGAACCCACCATTCTGAAATCTCTAGGTTCTGGAAAGATGACAATAGAGACATCAGTGAGCTTCAAAAGAAAAGACATCGATGAAATTATCTCCACCAACACTTTGTCATTTGAAAAAGAGGAAAACATGCCTATCGCAAGGACTGGCAAAAAGATCAAAGAAATGGATGATATGCCGCTCAAGTCAGAGAATCAAGTGGAAACTATCCAATCAGCACTTCTAAATCCAAGCAGCCCCAAACACATTGCTGCGCTTAAATTGCAGAAAGTGTACAAGAGCTTTCGTACCAGAAGAAAGCTAGCAGATTGTGCAATTCTTGTTGAACAAAGCTGGTACTTATTCAATGGCCTAAAaatctctttcctttttcacaAAACTCAATGTGTTTCTAACATGTTTTTATCGAATCTTTGAATAGGTGGAAGCTTTTAGATTTTGCTGAACTCAAGCGCAGCTCCATATCTTTCTTTGACATTGAGAAACACGAGACTGCAGTTTCTCGTTGGTCTAGAGCAAGAACTAGAGCTGCCAAGGTACTTTAACATTATTCAGCTTTAGAAAGAAGTTTTATTTATCAGCATGGTATTGGTGATTACTGGTTAATACCTTTAATAACTACCATGCTCTAACCTTTTAGTTCAAACTTTCATGCTGGATTGAACTTGATTAAACTTTTCTTTGTCATTGCAGGTTGGGAAAGGTTTATCAAAAGACGATAAAGCTCAAAAACTTGCTTTACAGCACTGGCTTGAAGCGGTTAGTCAAACATGATTTTTCTAATTCTTTCTCTGCTCATATATTGGTTTGTTAGTCTTTCatcaattattaatgtttttcatgTGTAATAGATTGACCCACGCCATCGCTATGGACATAATCTACACTTCTATTATGATAAGTGGCTTCGGTGTCAGAGCAGAGAACCCTTCTTCTACTGGTAAGATTCTTTATAAACATTGCAACTTAAGCTAGTTTAGTATATAGATCTTAAGCCACCAGAGTTTGAAACTGATCTTGCTTGAAATTGCAGGCTAGATATAGGAGAAGGAAAGGAAGTAAATCTTGACAAGTGCCCTCGTTTCAAACTTCAACAGCAGTGTATTAAATATCTGGGTCCGGTAAGGTTTCCTCCATATATGTGAACACCTCTTGATAGATAAATTTGCTTGAGActctttcatttcaatttttgttaattattttgattctgCTTTGTTCCAGATGGAAAGATTGGCATATGAAGTTGTTGTGGAGGATGGAAAGTTCTTCTACAAGCAATCAGGAGAACTCCTTAACACAACTGGAAAAGATGCACATGCCAAGTGGATCTTTGTCCTTAGCACATCCAAGACATTGTATGTTGGCAAGAAATCAAAAGGTTCATTTCAGCATTCTAGCTTCTTGGCTGGAGGAGCTACATCATCTGCTGGGAGACTAGTGGTTGAACACGGTGTCTTGAAGGTAGAAATCCGGCCTAAAGCTTGTGTTAATTTATGAATCTTTTGATAGATTCCTACCACCATGGATAACTATTTTACTTGCTTAGCTAAAActgattttgttgtttcttttcaACAGGCAGTTTGGCCACACAGTGGACATTATCGACCAACTGAAGAAAACTTTAAGGAATTTATTTCATTCCTTCAGGAGAACAATGTTAGCCTTTCAGATGTCAAGGTAtagaaattaaaacacagagcCAAAGCTGTACATTATTTTACCACGCTCTAATAGTTTATGCAATGTAAGTAATTACAAGACGTGAGAGAATATCTAAGGAGATTCATTTTGTTATATGCAGATGGATTCAGTTGATGAGGCTGATGAATTACGTTCTCTGAGAAGTGGTCATCTTAGAAGCCACTCCTCTGAAGAGGACTTCACTGAGAACATGAATGGCCTGGAGATTGAAGATACCATTCTTGAAGCCTCAGCTGCAGAAGAGAAGGCCAATTTGATTCAAACTGAGAGGGCTTCAGCAGTGATGACACCTAGGCCAAGGCAATTTCAAATTCTTGGAAGAGAACTTAGCAATCTTGAAATACCAAAAAGGGGTGGTCATGTGTTTGAAGGACTAGAAAAAGAGGTAGAAGGTGTTGAAGAAAGTTGTGAAAGTTTGGAAATGGAATCTGACTCAGTTGATGAAGAAACAACAGAAGAGAAAAAGTGTTGCGATGATAATGATGTAGAAAGCATTCCACCAGAGTCCATACTGAAAAGAATAAACTCACATAAAGAAATGAAATCATATCAGCTGGGGAAGCAGCTATCATGCAAATGGACAACTGGTGCAGGACCACGCATTGGATGTGTGAGAGACTACCCTTGTGAGCTTCAGTTCCGAGCATTGGAGCAAGTTAATCTGTCTCCAAGAAGTGGATCACGCTATAAATCATCCTTCACTCCTAGAAACACCACTCTGTTGAACTCTAGTCTTTCAAATGTTGCAAGTTTATGTGGGGACACAAGTATTGAAGCACTTCACATGGCTCAAAGAGGTGAGCAGAATAGTTCAAGATCAGAATGCTCCCCTTTGTTCAGAGGAACATCAGTGATACCAGTTATTCATACTTCATGAGTGAATAGGAGACTccattgttttattcttttttacttcATAATAGGTAACCAACAGTTgtatttttgttattctttcCATTGATTCACACAGCCATTCTTTTTTCACTCATGTATAGTACTATATCATAGGatcaaaattgtaaaattatcatGGGATCTATTTATTCTCCCATTCATTACAAAGGAAACATTCCATCTTCCACCATGGAACAACTTCATGGCTTCAAATtcaattatatctatttatttatttttaatatttgaagcTGCAACTTTATGTTATCCTTTTCCCTCAAGTTTAAGTCTAATCCAAGATTGTTCTTGTGCTGTGCTGCTGGAGGCATGTTCATGGTTTTTCTGGAAACAAAAGGTCTCTGAAGAACATGATCATACCTGCACTTCCATTATTACTAACTCTGCACCTCATACtaatagaaaaagattaaaatattcttcTCACTGCACTATATCACTGTTTCTGCCATTGTCACTATCATGGCCATTGCAAGAAGAGAGAGAACTCATTTTGGAAAACTTgttccaattttttttctgaaaagcTCATCTTATTACTCATTTCATGTGTTCTGTAGAGTTTATTCTAAAAAACTCATTTCAGAAATATGTTCCATAAATTCTATTAATCGGGAAA
This window encodes:
- the LOC106779782 gene encoding IQ domain-containing protein IQM2, giving the protein MGISFSCPFAKYNDVEDGLDSVVVKSINFGNDEIKTPVRSVSFKKEDLEPTILKSLGSGKMTIETSVSFKRKDIDEIISTNTLSFEKEENMPIARTGKKIKEMDDMPLKSENQVETIQSALLNPSSPKHIAALKLQKVYKSFRTRRKLADCAILVEQSWWKLLDFAELKRSSISFFDIEKHETAVSRWSRARTRAAKVGKGLSKDDKAQKLALQHWLEAIDPRHRYGHNLHFYYDKWLRCQSREPFFYWLDIGEGKEVNLDKCPRFKLQQQCIKYLGPMERLAYEVVVEDGKFFYKQSGELLNTTGKDAHAKWIFVLSTSKTLYVGKKSKGSFQHSSFLAGGATSSAGRLVVEHGVLKAVWPHSGHYRPTEENFKEFISFLQENNVSLSDVKMDSVDEADELRSLRSGHLRSHSSEEDFTENMNGLEIEDTILEASAAEEKANLIQTERASAVMTPRPRQFQILGRELSNLEIPKRGGHVFEGLEKEVEGVEESCESLEMESDSVDEETTEEKKCCDDNDVESIPPESILKRINSHKEMKSYQLGKQLSCKWTTGAGPRIGCVRDYPCELQFRALEQVNLSPRSGSRYKSSFTPRNTTLLNSSLSNVASLCGDTSIEALHMAQRGEQNSSRSECSPLFRGTSVIPVIHTS